A DNA window from Mastomys coucha isolate ucsf_1 unplaced genomic scaffold, UCSF_Mcou_1 pScaffold21, whole genome shotgun sequence contains the following coding sequences:
- the Rbmxl2 gene encoding RNA-binding motif protein, X-linked-like-2, whose amino-acid sequence MVEADRPGKLFIGGLNLETDEKGLEAAFGKYGRIIEVLLMKDRETSKSRGFAFVTFENPADAKAAARDMNGKSLDGKAIKVAQATKPVFESGRRGPPPPRSRGRPRGLRGTRGGGGGGPRRPPSRGGSADEGGYSGDFDLRPSRAPMPLKRGPPPRRAGPPPKRAAPSGPARSGAGIRGRAAGSRGRDGYGGPPRRELPPPRRDPYLGPRDEGYSPRESYSSRDYPSARDPRDFAPSPRDYTYRDYGHSSARDECPSRGYCERDGYGGRERDYEHPSGGSYRDPFDSYGDPRGAGPARGPPPSYGGGRYEEYRGCSPDGYGGRDSYRSERYSSGRERVGRPERGLPPSVERSCPTPRDSYSRSGRRAPPRGGGRVGSRLERGGGRSRY is encoded by the coding sequence ATGGTTGAAGCCGACCGTCCGGGGAAGCTCTTCATCGGGGGTCTCAACCTCGAAACCGACGAGAAGGGCCTCGAAGCCGCTTTCGGCAAGTATGGCCGCATCATCGAGGTGCTCCTGATGAAGGACCGGGAAACCTCCAAGTCCAGAGGCTTCGCGTTCGTCACCTTCGAGAACCCCGCGGACGCCAAGGCCGCAGCCCGAGACATGAACGGCAAGTCCCTGGATGGTAAGGCCATCAAAGTGGCCCAAGCCACCAAGCCGGTGTTCGAGAGCGGCCGGCGCGGGCCCCCTCCTCCCCGAAGCCGCGGCCGCCCGAGGGGCCTGCGCGGGACCCGcggcggcggaggcggcggcCCGAGGCGCCCTCCCTCCCGGGGCGGGTCTGCCGACGAAGGCGGCTACTCGGGGGATTTCGACCTGAGGCCTTCCCGGGCCCCTATGCCCCTGAAGCGCGGACCTCCGCCGCGCCGGGCTGGGCCTCCGCCCAAGAGAGCAGCGCCGTCGGGCCCGGCGCGCAGCGGCGCGGGAATTCGCGGGCGGGCGGCGGGCTCCCGGGGGCGAGACGGCTACGGGGGCCCGCCGCGCCGGGAGCTGCCACCGCCGCGCCGCGACCCGTACCTGGGCCCGCGCGACGAGGGCTACTCCCCCCGGGAGAGCTATTCGAGCCGCGACTACCCAAGCGCCCGGGACCCGCGCGACTTCGCGCCCTCGCCCCGCGACTACACCTACCGCGACTACGGCCACTCGAGCGCGCGAGACGAATGCCCATCCAGGGGCTACTGCGAGCGTGACGGCTACGGGGGCCGCGAGCGCGACTACGAGCATCCTAGCGGGGGCTCCTACCGCGACCCCTTCGACAGCTACGGGGACCCGCGTGGCGCCGGCCCTGCCCGAGGCCCGCCGCCATCTTACGGCGGGGGCCGCTACGAAGAGTACCGAGGCTGCTCGCCCGACGGCTACGGCGGCCGCGACAGCTACCGCAGCGAGCGCTACTCGAGTGGCCGCGAGCGCGTGGGGAGGCCGGAGCGCGGGCTGCCACCGTCTGTAGAACGAAGCTGCCCGACGCCGCGCGATTCCTACAGCCGCTCAGGCCGCCGGGCGCCCCCGAGGGGCGGAGGCCGCGTAGGAAGCCGCCTGGAGCGAGGGGGAGGCCGGAGCAGGTACTGA